In a genomic window of Pontibacter liquoris:
- the bioB gene encoding biotin synthase BioB, whose product MTQNGLNEGLRNNWSLEEIKAIYYKPVLELIVEAANVHKQYQATGEVQVCTLLSVKTGGCPEDCAYCPQAARYNTGVDVHKLMSQEQVLASAQRAREGGSTRFCMGAAWREVRDNRDFDKVLDMVKGVNDLGLEVCCTLGMVNEYQAERLKEAGLYAYNHNLDTSEENYASIITTRTYDDRLNTIDNVRKAGISVCSGGIIGLGETDEDRIGMLYTLSNMEQHPESVPVNALVPVKGTPLENQPRVSVWEMVRMIATARILMPKSMVRLSAGREAMDVTEQALCFLAGANSIFTGEKLLTTPNPDFDQDKAMFQLLGLKPRKSFKEETQAVC is encoded by the coding sequence ATGACGCAGAACGGACTGAACGAAGGCCTCCGAAACAACTGGAGCCTCGAGGAGATAAAAGCAATATACTATAAACCCGTACTGGAACTGATTGTGGAAGCAGCCAATGTACACAAGCAGTATCAGGCTACCGGCGAGGTACAGGTTTGCACCCTGCTATCGGTAAAAACCGGCGGCTGCCCCGAAGACTGTGCTTACTGCCCGCAGGCAGCCCGCTATAATACCGGCGTGGATGTGCACAAACTCATGAGCCAGGAACAGGTGCTGGCCTCGGCACAGCGTGCGCGGGAAGGCGGCTCTACCCGTTTCTGCATGGGCGCAGCCTGGCGCGAGGTGCGCGACAACCGCGACTTCGACAAGGTGCTGGACATGGTGAAAGGTGTAAATGACCTGGGCCTGGAAGTATGCTGCACGCTGGGCATGGTAAACGAATACCAGGCCGAGCGCCTGAAAGAAGCCGGTTTGTATGCTTACAACCACAACCTGGATACCTCGGAAGAGAACTACGCCAGCATCATTACTACCCGCACCTACGACGACCGTCTGAACACGATCGACAACGTGCGCAAAGCCGGTATTTCGGTATGCTCCGGAGGCATTATCGGTCTGGGCGAAACAGACGAAGACCGCATCGGCATGCTGTATACCTTATCGAACATGGAACAGCACCCAGAGTCGGTGCCGGTAAATGCGCTGGTACCGGTTAAAGGCACGCCCCTAGAGAACCAGCCCCGCGTGTCGGTTTGGGAAATGGTGCGCATGATCGCCACGGCCCGTATCCTGATGCCAAAATCGATGGTGCGCCTGTCGGCGGGCCGCGAGGCGATGGATGTAACCGAGCAGGCCCTTTGCTTTCTGGCCGGAGCCAACTCTATCTTTACCGGCGAAAAGCTGCTGACCACCCCAAATCCGGACTTTGACCAGGACAAGGCCATGTTCCAGCTACTGGGCCTCAAACCAAGAAAATCCTTTAAGGAGGAAACACAAGCAGTTTGCTAG
- a CDS encoding toxin-antitoxin system YwqK family antitoxin, protein MLYKIGIVVLALGLLPVLALAQTKVTTYHDQTRTAVKEVYYMTPDSAIVGYYNRYYPTGQREALVKFVAGKKDSVYTEFYPDGKPKLQVTYANDVKQGPYKAYQPNGNLLQEGSYVNDQQSNVFKTFYEDGTLKKETQFVNGFPEGLVREYYPSGKLKSEITYKDSKQNGPAKTYYANGTLETDATYRNGMLEGSYKTYFENGQLQTEVVNKAGEKDGTFKSYYPSGKPSTEGSFLAGKMHGQAKSYYESGQLRSDLTYKNGQPTGKYFYEDGKLKEEVSTSSNGADSKTTLYYPSGNVEAEEQLKDEKKHGNWKTYFDAPGKKVQVSENYTEDKLAGDRLVYYDNGQPKEKYTFEKGKITGLSYEYYPSGKLKSETNHKDGLRFGPYKQYFEDGKVEVLGQFRNNRETGTWKYHDPSGKVVKTLLYRNGQVVPK, encoded by the coding sequence ATGCTTTATAAAATAGGAATTGTCGTGCTGGCATTAGGCCTGTTGCCTGTGCTGGCTCTGGCTCAAACCAAAGTAACCACCTACCACGACCAGACCCGTACAGCCGTGAAAGAAGTATACTACATGACGCCCGACTCGGCTATTGTAGGCTACTACAACCGCTACTACCCTACCGGCCAGCGCGAAGCACTGGTAAAATTTGTAGCAGGCAAAAAGGACAGCGTTTACACTGAGTTCTACCCCGATGGCAAGCCCAAACTGCAGGTAACCTATGCTAACGATGTGAAGCAGGGCCCTTACAAAGCCTATCAGCCCAACGGCAATTTGTTGCAGGAAGGCAGTTATGTAAACGACCAGCAAAGCAATGTGTTCAAAACGTTTTATGAGGATGGCACGCTCAAAAAAGAAACGCAGTTTGTGAATGGCTTTCCGGAAGGGCTGGTGCGTGAGTATTACCCTTCGGGTAAGCTCAAATCTGAGATCACCTACAAAGACAGTAAGCAGAACGGCCCGGCCAAAACATACTATGCCAACGGCACCCTGGAAACGGATGCTACCTACCGCAACGGCATGCTGGAAGGATCCTACAAAACCTATTTTGAGAACGGGCAGTTGCAAACGGAGGTAGTGAACAAAGCCGGCGAAAAGGACGGCACTTTCAAGAGCTATTACCCGAGCGGCAAACCCAGCACCGAAGGAAGTTTCCTGGCTGGCAAAATGCACGGCCAGGCCAAATCATACTATGAAAGTGGCCAGCTGCGCAGCGATCTCACCTATAAGAACGGGCAGCCTACCGGCAAATATTTCTACGAAGATGGCAAACTGAAAGAAGAGGTCTCCACGAGCAGTAACGGCGCCGATAGCAAAACGACCTTGTACTATCCTTCCGGCAACGTAGAGGCCGAAGAGCAGCTAAAAGACGAAAAGAAGCACGGCAACTGGAAAACATACTTCGATGCGCCCGGCAAAAAAGTACAGGTTTCGGAGAACTACACAGAGGATAAACTGGCCGGCGACCGGCTGGTGTACTATGATAATGGCCAACCAAAAGAAAAGTATACCTTTGAAAAAGGGAAGATTACGGGCCTGAGTTACGAATACTACCCATCGGGCAAGCTCAAATCGGAAACCAACCACAAAGACGGCCTCAGGTTCGGCCCCTACAAGCAGTATTTTGAAGACGGCAAGGTCGAAGTGCTCGGCCAGTTCCGCAACAACCGCGAAACCGGCACCTGGAAATACCACGATCCGAGCGGGAAAGTAGTGAAGACCCTCCTTTACCGTAACGGCCAGGTAGTGCCAAAGTAA
- a CDS encoding alpha/beta hydrolase family protein, with the protein MKRLLLAAVLCSAFWQAQAQQQNAKKPLTHDVYDSWKGVEGDKISRNGKYVLYNVNPQEGDGELYIRNYINNAVSKYSRGTKAEFTTDSRFAVFQVKPEYQKVRALKLKKKKADELPKDSLAIVSLPDMKVVKVPRVKSFKLPKEGTNWVAYQLEKPLPPKKDDKAKTPEKAAAKKPVKGENKKAEGTELVLRNLQTGQEQRFSRVTDFIFSEKGNMLYFVKDKLDSLHNAGVFAVNTADLKAMPIDTGKTAYKGISTDKAGGQLAYVATMDSLEADIRYFNLNYWNSKDRKKLVLADTASRGITKNWMVSENGELKFSEDGKRLFFGTFPRPTRYEKDTTKLEEDKVSLDIWTYKDPLIQPMQLKQKDKELKRSFLAMYDLKGKRLQQLATLEVPDVYLDAYLTGDVALGVSDEKYKQTIGYETPTRKDAYLIDLKKGTRKQVLSETRGMPRLSPLGEYVYWYEPVDSSWYALASKGGSKLNLTKRIGLPFYDETNDMPMLPDEYGLAGWVGKDVALLVYDKYDIWKLDPRGKKAPENLTDKYGRTHNLRLRYELLDEEEKFIPEDATLYLSAFNLATKANGYYRDFAGKQAQPEKLIFSDHAYTSLHKARNDDRVTFRKGSFREYNDLYTSDASFANVQKLSDANPQMKDYLWGSVELVDWKSTDGVPLQGLLYKPENFDANKKYPMMVYFYERSSDGMHNHRVPAPSASTINIPYFVSNGYLVFVPDIVYKNGYPGESAMDCIMPGVQSLVAKGFVDDKNMALQGQSWGGYQIAYMVTRTNLFKTAMAGAPVSNMTSAYGGIRWGTGLSRQFQYEHTQSRIGGTLWDKPLQFIENSPLFFADRVETPLLIMHNDADGSVPWYQGIEYFMALRRLNKPVWMLVYNNEDHNLVQRKNRKDLSVRMSQYFDYYLKGAPMPQWMKQGVPQVVKGKDYGLELVEPQPEPEVAGEAKE; encoded by the coding sequence ATGAAAAGACTTTTACTGGCGGCAGTTTTGTGCAGTGCCTTCTGGCAGGCACAGGCCCAGCAGCAAAACGCCAAAAAACCGCTTACCCACGACGTATACGACAGCTGGAAAGGCGTGGAGGGCGACAAGATCTCCCGTAACGGCAAGTACGTGCTCTACAACGTGAACCCGCAGGAAGGCGATGGCGAATTATACATCCGGAACTACATCAACAACGCCGTATCCAAGTATAGCCGGGGCACCAAAGCCGAGTTTACCACCGATAGCCGCTTTGCCGTTTTCCAGGTGAAGCCCGAGTACCAGAAGGTGCGTGCCCTGAAGCTTAAAAAGAAGAAGGCTGACGAACTGCCCAAAGACTCGCTGGCCATTGTAAGCCTGCCGGACATGAAGGTGGTGAAAGTGCCCCGCGTAAAATCGTTTAAGCTGCCCAAGGAAGGCACCAACTGGGTAGCTTACCAACTGGAAAAACCCCTGCCACCAAAAAAGGATGACAAGGCTAAGACACCCGAGAAAGCGGCTGCTAAAAAGCCAGTTAAAGGAGAGAACAAGAAAGCAGAAGGCACCGAGCTGGTGCTGCGCAATTTGCAGACAGGGCAGGAGCAGCGTTTCAGCCGCGTAACCGATTTTATTTTCTCGGAGAAAGGCAACATGCTCTACTTTGTGAAAGACAAGCTCGACTCGCTGCACAACGCCGGTGTGTTTGCCGTGAATACCGCCGACCTGAAAGCGATGCCCATTGATACGGGCAAGACAGCCTATAAGGGCATCAGCACCGACAAAGCGGGCGGGCAGCTGGCTTATGTGGCCACCATGGATAGCCTGGAAGCCGATATCCGCTACTTTAACCTCAACTACTGGAACAGCAAAGACCGCAAAAAACTGGTGCTGGCTGATACGGCCTCCCGGGGCATAACCAAAAACTGGATGGTGAGCGAAAACGGCGAGCTCAAATTCTCGGAAGATGGCAAACGCCTGTTCTTCGGCACGTTTCCGCGCCCTACGCGCTACGAAAAAGATACCACCAAGCTGGAGGAGGACAAAGTAAGCCTGGACATCTGGACGTATAAAGATCCGCTTATTCAGCCTATGCAGCTCAAGCAAAAAGACAAGGAACTCAAGCGCTCCTTCCTGGCCATGTACGACCTGAAAGGCAAACGCCTGCAGCAACTGGCTACGCTCGAAGTGCCGGATGTATACCTGGATGCGTACCTGACAGGCGATGTGGCGCTGGGCGTAAGCGACGAGAAGTATAAGCAGACGATCGGCTACGAAACCCCTACCCGCAAAGACGCTTACCTGATCGACCTGAAAAAGGGCACCCGCAAACAGGTGCTCAGCGAAACCCGCGGCATGCCGCGCCTCTCGCCACTAGGCGAATATGTATACTGGTATGAGCCGGTTGATAGCAGCTGGTATGCGCTTGCAAGCAAAGGAGGCAGCAAGCTGAATTTGACCAAACGCATTGGGCTGCCTTTTTACGACGAAACAAACGATATGCCCATGCTCCCCGACGAATATGGCCTGGCCGGCTGGGTAGGCAAAGACGTTGCCCTGCTGGTGTATGACAAGTATGATATCTGGAAACTAGACCCACGTGGCAAAAAAGCCCCCGAAAACCTGACCGACAAGTATGGCCGCACGCACAACCTGCGGTTGCGCTATGAGCTGCTCGACGAGGAAGAGAAATTCATACCCGAAGATGCCACCTTATACCTGAGCGCCTTTAACCTGGCCACCAAGGCCAACGGCTATTACCGTGATTTTGCAGGCAAGCAGGCGCAGCCCGAAAAGCTTATTTTCTCGGATCATGCCTATACCAGCCTGCACAAGGCCAGGAACGATGACCGGGTAACGTTCCGCAAAGGCTCGTTCCGGGAGTATAACGACCTGTATACTTCGGATGCAAGCTTTGCCAACGTACAAAAACTGAGCGACGCCAACCCACAGATGAAGGATTATTTGTGGGGATCGGTGGAGCTGGTGGACTGGAAATCGACGGATGGCGTGCCGCTGCAGGGCCTGCTCTACAAGCCCGAGAACTTTGATGCGAATAAAAAGTACCCGATGATGGTGTACTTCTACGAGCGTTCTTCCGACGGCATGCACAACCACCGCGTGCCGGCGCCAAGTGCTTCCACCATCAACATCCCATACTTTGTAAGCAACGGCTACCTGGTGTTTGTGCCGGATATTGTGTACAAAAACGGCTACCCGGGCGAGAGCGCCATGGATTGCATCATGCCGGGCGTGCAAAGCCTGGTAGCCAAAGGGTTTGTAGACGACAAGAACATGGCGCTGCAGGGCCAGAGCTGGGGCGGTTACCAGATCGCCTACATGGTGACGCGCACCAATCTGTTTAAAACGGCTATGGCAGGTGCGCCCGTATCGAACATGACGAGCGCTTATGGCGGCATCCGCTGGGGAACCGGCCTGAGCCGCCAGTTCCAGTATGAGCACACCCAAAGCCGCATTGGCGGCACCCTGTGGGACAAGCCGCTGCAGTTTATCGAAAACTCGCCCTTGTTCTTTGCCGACCGGGTAGAAACGCCCCTGCTCATCATGCACAACGACGCTGACGGCTCGGTGCCGTGGTACCAGGGCATTGAATATTTTATGGCGCTGCGCCGCCTCAACAAACCGGTTTGGATGCTGGTCTACAACAACGAAGACCACAACCTGGTGCAGCGCAAAAACCGCAAAGACCTCTCGGTGCGCATGTCGCAGTATTTTGATTATTACCTGAAAGGAGCGCCCATGCCGCAATGGATGAAGCAGGGCGTGCCGCAGGTGGTAAAAGGAAAGGACTATGGCCTGGAGCTAGTGGAACCCCAGCCCGAACCCGAAGTAGCCGGCGAAGCGAAGGAATAG
- a CDS encoding aminotransferase class I/II-fold pyridoxal phosphate-dependent enzyme, with protein MSNHPLSNKLKQKLAERAAQGNLRQLKITDGLVDFCSNDYLGLARSQALRAILQDETQQYSHMPLGATGSRLLSGNHRLFEELEETIAHYHHGEAALLFNSGYTANVGLLSALPQRGDTVFYDEASHASMKDGLRLSFAKSYSFGHNNVADLRQKLKRATGQVYVVVEAVYSMNGDTAPLQDLAQLCQEQNAALIVDEAHAAGLYGPNGEGLTVSLGLEDQVFAQVITYGKAMGSHGAAVVGPKVLRDFLINYSRAFIYTTALPTHALLALKCAYRLLPSLQLERRQVKTMVGQLYTQLNNVPGIRCAPAESVILSVFVEEGGTAKLKELAAQVQQQGFDVRPVLSPTVPQGQERLRVIVHAFNTAEEIEGLVQAIAKGT; from the coding sequence TTGTCAAACCATCCTTTATCAAATAAACTGAAGCAAAAACTGGCGGAACGGGCAGCACAGGGCAACCTGCGGCAGCTCAAAATCACCGACGGGCTGGTAGACTTTTGCTCCAACGATTACCTGGGGCTGGCCCGCAGCCAGGCCTTACGGGCCATTCTGCAGGACGAAACGCAACAGTATAGCCATATGCCGCTGGGTGCTACCGGCTCCCGGCTTTTATCGGGCAACCATAGGTTGTTTGAGGAACTGGAAGAAACGATAGCCCACTACCACCACGGCGAAGCAGCCCTGCTGTTCAACTCTGGGTACACGGCAAACGTCGGGCTACTGTCTGCTTTGCCCCAGCGCGGCGATACGGTTTTTTACGATGAGGCCAGCCATGCCTCTATGAAAGACGGGCTGCGCCTGAGCTTTGCAAAAAGCTACTCTTTCGGGCATAACAATGTGGCCGACCTGCGGCAAAAGCTGAAGCGGGCAACAGGGCAGGTATACGTGGTAGTGGAGGCGGTTTATTCGATGAATGGCGACACGGCGCCTTTGCAGGATCTGGCGCAGCTGTGCCAGGAGCAGAATGCCGCTTTAATAGTAGATGAAGCCCATGCGGCCGGCCTTTACGGCCCTAACGGAGAAGGATTAACAGTAAGCTTAGGCTTAGAAGATCAGGTATTTGCACAGGTCATTACCTATGGCAAAGCCATGGGCAGCCATGGCGCCGCTGTGGTGGGGCCAAAGGTGCTGCGCGATTTCCTGATCAACTATAGCCGCGCCTTTATTTATACAACAGCCTTGCCCACGCATGCCCTGCTGGCCCTGAAATGTGCCTACAGGCTGCTACCCAGCCTGCAGCTGGAACGCCGGCAGGTAAAAACGATGGTAGGCCAGCTCTATACGCAACTGAATAATGTGCCGGGCATCCGCTGCGCCCCCGCTGAGAGTGTCATACTTTCGGTGTTTGTGGAGGAAGGCGGCACCGCGAAGCTGAAAGAGCTGGCGGCGCAGGTGCAACAACAAGGTTTTGACGTGCGCCCCGTACTCTCGCCCACTGTGCCGCAAGGCCAGGAGCGGTTGCGGGTGATTGTGCATGCATTTAATACAGCAGAAGAAATTGAAGGCCTCGTGCAGGCCATAGCCAAAGGAACATGA
- a CDS encoding PaaI family thioesterase yields MEAQTHYQLLERLYHSANIQSVYSHSQISISHEQAEITLPADPKFFHGANALHGSVYFKLLDDAAYFAVASLVRDVFIVTSSFQLNLLRPVTGGVLKAVGTVRSKSKNLFVAEATLYNDKGKEVAFGTGQFMRTTQPLSSLAGYSAVLEG; encoded by the coding sequence ATGGAAGCACAAACCCATTACCAATTGCTGGAGCGGCTCTACCACAGCGCCAACATCCAGTCCGTGTACAGCCACAGCCAGATAAGCATCAGCCACGAGCAGGCCGAGATCACGTTGCCCGCCGACCCGAAATTCTTCCACGGCGCCAATGCCCTGCATGGCAGCGTATACTTTAAATTATTGGATGATGCGGCCTACTTTGCTGTGGCCTCGCTGGTACGGGACGTGTTCATTGTCACCTCCTCCTTTCAGCTGAATTTGCTGCGGCCGGTCACAGGAGGCGTACTCAAAGCAGTCGGAACCGTCCGATCGAAAAGCAAGAACCTGTTTGTAGCTGAGGCAACGCTCTATAACGACAAGGGCAAGGAAGTGGCTTTCGGCACCGGCCAGTTTATGCGCACCACGCAGCCCCTCAGCAGCCTTGCAGGCTACAGCGCAGTCCTGGAAGGATAG
- a CDS encoding amidase, with protein MDRRNFIRNGSLAGIALSAFTLEACSPGTAIKNTEEPPAQEAAKTQEFTLNETTIRELQQKMQSGALSSSAITKQYLDRIEAIDKNGPRLNSVIEVNPDALSIAEQMDKERKAGKVRGPLHGIPVLIKDNIDTADKMQTTAGALALAGNIASDDAFVAKRLRDAGAVILGKTNLSEWANFRSTRSTSGWSSRGGQTRNAYVLDRSPCGSSAGSGVAVAANLCAVAVGTETDGSIVCPSAVNSVVGIKPTVGLVSRSGIIPISATQDTAGPMARTVTDAAILLGALTGTDPKDAVTKESAGKAYTDYTQFLDANSLQGKRIGVEKTFLKSHEGVDALLQKALETLRSKGATIVEVEVVDKVNKLGGDEFKVLQYEFKDGVNNYLAGANAQVKTLKDVIAFNKAHEKEAMPYFKQETLESSEALGGLDSKEYREAKEKNLTTSRKIINEVMKDNKLDAISGPTYGPSWCIDLVNGDSFTGYGLSTPAAIAGYPHITVPMGAVQGLPIGLSFFGGAYSEPKLIGMAYAYEQASHNRVAPTFIKSTNPM; from the coding sequence ATGGATAGGAGAAACTTTATACGAAACGGATCACTGGCAGGCATTGCGCTGTCAGCTTTTACGCTGGAGGCGTGCAGCCCCGGCACGGCCATAAAAAACACCGAAGAACCCCCTGCGCAGGAAGCTGCGAAAACGCAGGAATTTACCCTGAACGAAACCACCATACGCGAGCTGCAGCAGAAAATGCAAAGTGGCGCGCTCTCTTCCAGCGCTATAACCAAACAATACCTCGACCGCATCGAAGCCATCGACAAAAATGGCCCCAGGCTTAACTCGGTGATCGAGGTAAACCCTGATGCCTTAAGTATAGCCGAGCAAATGGACAAGGAGCGCAAAGCCGGCAAGGTACGCGGGCCCCTGCACGGTATTCCGGTGCTCATCAAAGACAACATCGATACAGCCGATAAAATGCAGACTACCGCTGGCGCACTGGCACTGGCCGGTAATATCGCCTCCGATGATGCTTTTGTAGCAAAACGCCTGCGCGATGCAGGTGCTGTTATACTTGGTAAAACCAACCTCAGCGAGTGGGCCAATTTCCGCTCTACCCGTTCTACATCAGGCTGGAGCAGCCGGGGCGGCCAGACCCGCAACGCCTACGTCCTGGATCGCAGCCCCTGTGGCTCCAGCGCCGGTTCGGGCGTAGCCGTAGCCGCTAACCTCTGCGCCGTAGCCGTGGGCACCGAAACCGATGGCTCTATTGTTTGCCCGTCGGCCGTAAACAGCGTGGTGGGCATTAAGCCGACTGTGGGCCTGGTAAGCCGCTCCGGCATTATTCCGATCTCCGCCACCCAGGACACAGCCGGCCCCATGGCCCGCACCGTAACGGACGCGGCGATCCTGCTGGGCGCGCTAACCGGTACCGACCCCAAAGATGCCGTTACCAAAGAGAGTGCCGGCAAAGCCTACACCGACTATACCCAGTTCCTGGATGCTAACAGTTTGCAGGGAAAGCGCATCGGCGTGGAGAAAACCTTTCTCAAAAGCCACGAAGGCGTAGATGCCCTGCTGCAGAAAGCCCTCGAAACGCTGCGCAGCAAAGGGGCTACCATTGTAGAAGTTGAGGTGGTAGATAAGGTAAACAAGCTGGGCGGTGATGAATTTAAGGTGCTGCAATATGAGTTTAAGGATGGCGTGAACAACTACCTGGCCGGGGCAAATGCCCAGGTGAAAACCTTAAAAGATGTGATTGCCTTTAACAAAGCGCATGAAAAAGAGGCCATGCCATACTTTAAGCAGGAAACCCTGGAAAGCTCTGAGGCGTTGGGCGGCCTGGATTCGAAAGAGTACCGGGAGGCAAAAGAAAAGAACCTGACCACGTCGCGCAAGATCATCAACGAGGTGATGAAGGATAATAAGCTCGATGCCATCTCGGGCCCTACCTACGGCCCTTCCTGGTGCATCGACCTGGTAAACGGCGACTCCTTTACGGGCTACGGCCTGTCCACCCCGGCAGCCATTGCCGGTTACCCGCACATCACCGTTCCGATGGGTGCCGTGCAAGGTTTACCCATTGGTCTGTCGTTTTTCGGGGGCGCCTATTCCGAGCCAAAGCTCATCGGCATGGCTTACGCCTACGAACAGGCCTCGCACAATCGTGTAGCGCCTACTTTTATCAAGTCCACCAATCCGATGTAA
- a CDS encoding acyl-CoA thioesterase has product MLNPDNLPVYLESDTRVRFEDCDPFGHLNNGRYVDYFLNAREDQLRDNYHLDIYGHTKETGKAWVVASTQIAYLQEAKFNEMVTVRTCLRWFTAFDLLMEGMMLDKATGSVKSVVWMRFVYIDARKGEKATHSPELTTLFGTVAADGEGRPTLYFEERVKEVRKAQVPKV; this is encoded by the coding sequence CTGTATACCTGGAAAGCGACACCCGCGTGCGTTTTGAGGACTGTGACCCTTTCGGCCACCTGAACAACGGCCGCTACGTGGATTACTTCCTAAATGCCCGCGAAGACCAGCTGCGCGACAACTACCACCTCGACATTTATGGCCACACCAAAGAAACGGGCAAAGCCTGGGTGGTGGCGTCCACGCAAATTGCATACCTGCAGGAAGCAAAATTTAACGAGATGGTGACGGTCCGTACCTGCTTGCGCTGGTTCACCGCGTTCGATCTGCTGATGGAAGGCATGATGCTGGACAAAGCCACCGGCTCGGTGAAATCAGTGGTATGGATGCGCTTTGTCTACATTGATGCGCGCAAAGGCGAAAAAGCCACGCATTCCCCGGAGCTTACCACCTTGTTTGGCACAGTGGCGGCAGATGGCGAAGGCCGGCCCACGCTTTATTTTGAGGAACGGGTAAAAGAGGTCCGCAAAGCCCAGGTACCCAAAGTATAA
- a CDS encoding acetyl-CoA C-acyltransferase: MQTKEVYIISAVRTPIGSFGGVFAGVSATQLGAAAIKGALEKAGVDKSQVQEVIMGNVLSAGLGQAPARQAAIAAGLGYNVECTTVNKVCASGSKAIMYAAQAIMLGHKDVIVAGGMESMSNVPYYLDKARFGAKLGHGQMTDGLLKDGLWDVYNDFHMGNAAENTAKELKITREMQDEYAINSYKKVAAAAEAGQLKDEIVPVKVAQRGKDPLVVTEDEEYKKVNFDKIPGLKAVFDKAGTVTAANASTLNDGAAALVLMSKEKAEELGVKPIAKILGFADAEQDPIWFTTTPALAIPKALKVAGVEASDVDFYEINEAFSVVSIANNQKLGLEGGNVNVFGGAVSLGHPLGASGARIVATLCNVLNKKGGKIGVTGICNGGGGASAIVLEKM; this comes from the coding sequence ATGCAAACAAAAGAAGTATATATTATCTCCGCTGTCCGGACGCCGATTGGCAGCTTTGGCGGCGTATTCGCGGGTGTTTCTGCTACACAGCTGGGCGCTGCCGCCATTAAAGGAGCGCTGGAGAAAGCCGGCGTAGACAAAAGCCAGGTGCAGGAAGTGATCATGGGCAACGTGCTGTCGGCCGGCCTGGGCCAGGCGCCTGCCCGCCAGGCAGCCATTGCCGCCGGATTGGGCTATAACGTAGAGTGCACTACCGTGAACAAAGTATGCGCTTCGGGCTCCAAAGCCATTATGTATGCGGCTCAGGCCATTATGTTGGGCCACAAAGATGTGATCGTGGCAGGCGGTATGGAAAGTATGAGCAACGTGCCCTATTACCTCGACAAAGCCCGTTTCGGTGCCAAGCTTGGCCACGGCCAGATGACGGACGGCTTGTTGAAAGACGGCCTGTGGGATGTATACAACGATTTCCATATGGGCAATGCGGCCGAAAACACAGCCAAAGAGCTGAAGATCACCCGCGAAATGCAGGACGAATATGCCATTAACTCATACAAAAAAGTGGCTGCGGCTGCAGAAGCCGGTCAGCTGAAAGATGAGATCGTGCCTGTGAAAGTAGCGCAGCGCGGCAAAGACCCACTTGTGGTAACGGAAGACGAGGAGTATAAAAAAGTTAACTTCGACAAGATCCCGGGCCTGAAAGCGGTATTTGATAAAGCCGGTACCGTAACGGCTGCCAACGCCTCTACCCTGAACGACGGCGCGGCTGCCCTGGTGCTGATGAGCAAAGAGAAAGCCGAAGAGCTGGGCGTAAAACCGATCGCCAAAATCTTGGGCTTTGCCGATGCCGAGCAGGACCCGATCTGGTTCACCACCACACCCGCCCTGGCGATACCGAAGGCTCTTAAAGTTGCCGGCGTGGAAGCCTCTGACGTGGATTTCTACGAGATCAACGAAGCATTCTCAGTTGTATCGATCGCTAATAACCAGAAACTTGGCCTGGAAGGCGGTAACGTGAACGTGTTTGGCGGCGCTGTGTCGCTGGGCCACCCGCTGGGTGCTTCCGGTGCCCGCATTGTAGCCACGCTGTGCAATGTGCTAAATAAAAAAGGCGGCAAAATTGGCGTAACCGGCATCTGCAACGGTGGTGGCGGCGCTTCTGCTATCGTGCTGGAGAAAATGTAA
- a CDS encoding VOC family protein: MSYTYGPGIGHLEFWVKDLEASLAFYSKLFPLIGWHALNRTSYSCGTHEIYFKEAPVLLHDSLGVRHICFHATSRQVVEQVGAWLQSINATIIRGPQAMPAYDAAYYTVDFRDPNGFVLEVAHMPETKL, encoded by the coding sequence ATGAGTTACACGTATGGTCCGGGCATCGGCCACCTGGAGTTCTGGGTAAAAGACCTGGAGGCCTCGCTGGCGTTTTACAGTAAGCTTTTCCCGCTGATTGGCTGGCACGCACTGAACCGCACCTCTTATAGCTGCGGCACACACGAGATATACTTTAAAGAAGCGCCCGTGCTCTTGCACGACAGCCTGGGCGTGCGCCACATCTGTTTTCATGCTACCAGCCGCCAGGTGGTGGAGCAGGTAGGAGCATGGCTGCAAAGTATAAACGCCACAATTATCCGCGGACCGCAAGCCATGCCCGCCTACGATGCCGCTTACTACACCGTCGATTTCCGGGACCCCAACGGGTTTGTACTGGAAGTAGCGCACATGCCGGAAACGAAACTATAA